A DNA window from Aestuariispira ectoiniformans contains the following coding sequences:
- a CDS encoding LysR family transcriptional regulator codes for MDWDKLRIFHAVSEAGSFTHAGEKLNLSQSAISRQISALEESIGTPLFHRHARGLILTEQGDVLYKTVNEVFHKLTMVQARLSESKDRPSGPLKVTTTIAFGSTWLTSCIKEFIELYPEVDVSLYLSDQELDLGMREADVAIRMTPPKQPDLIQRPLLTVRSKIYASMEYLSQYGEPKAPEDLDNHKLIVFGSDTPHPVTTINWILNEGATPENPRRPVLQVNNIYGIYRAVRSGLGLGAISEFMIPDDANLIHVLPELEGPPHYAYFVYPEEMRHSKRIAVFRDFLLRKVAEGQF; via the coding sequence ATAGATTGGGACAAATTACGGATTTTCCACGCGGTTTCTGAAGCTGGCAGTTTTACCCATGCCGGCGAGAAACTGAATCTCAGCCAATCCGCCATCAGCCGCCAGATCAGCGCCCTGGAGGAAAGCATCGGGACACCGTTGTTCCATCGTCATGCCCGTGGCCTGATCCTGACTGAACAGGGTGACGTGCTCTATAAGACGGTCAACGAAGTCTTCCACAAGCTGACCATGGTCCAGGCGCGCCTGTCGGAGAGCAAGGACCGCCCGTCCGGTCCGCTCAAGGTCACGACCACCATCGCCTTCGGGTCGACCTGGCTGACGTCCTGCATCAAGGAATTCATCGAGCTTTATCCGGAAGTCGACGTCAGCCTCTACCTGTCCGACCAGGAACTGGACCTTGGCATGCGCGAGGCGGATGTCGCCATCCGCATGACCCCGCCGAAACAGCCGGACCTGATCCAACGTCCGCTGCTGACGGTCCGCTCCAAGATCTATGCGTCGATGGAATATCTGTCGCAATACGGGGAGCCCAAAGCGCCGGAAGACCTGGATAATCACAAGCTGATTGTCTTCGGGTCCGACACGCCGCATCCGGTCACCACCATCAACTGGATTCTGAATGAAGGCGCCACCCCGGAAAACCCGCGTCGGCCGGTTTTGCAGGTCAACAATATCTACGGCATTTACCGTGCAGTACGCAGCGGCCTCGGCCTGGGGGCGATCTCGGAATTCATGATCCCGGACGACGCCAACCTGATCCATGTGCTACCTGAACTGGAAGGCCCGCCGCATTACGCCTATTTCGTCTATCCGGAAGAAATGCGTCACTCCAAGCGGATCGCCGTTTTCCGGGACTTCCTGTTGCGCAAGGTCGCCGAAGGTCAGTTCTGA
- a CDS encoding peptidylprolyl isomerase: MPHNFFRRLLIGAATALPLVLTQNALAQDKTADPVIAVVEGKEIHKSDFTAAYNSLPPRMRQQGIDTLYPHVLELLIQQMLIIKKGREANLANDPEIKQQIARMEDRLIHDTYLSRKVQERLNDDVLHAEYEKILVEHPPAEEIHARHILVETETKAREVIELLGQGQDFADLAKRYSKGPSAQNGGDLGYFGRGKMVQEFEDAAFALKPNTYTSEPVQTRYGWHVILVEDKRTGKAPTFEEMRPRLTQLVAQSMAYEISHDIVKKAKIKRFDLRGNEIDAPDTPLPLLTGQQ, translated from the coding sequence ATGCCGCATAATTTTTTCCGCCGCCTCCTGATCGGGGCGGCAACAGCCCTTCCTCTCGTTTTGACCCAGAACGCCCTGGCCCAGGACAAGACGGCTGATCCTGTTATTGCGGTCGTGGAAGGCAAGGAAATCCACAAAAGCGATTTCACCGCGGCCTACAACAGCCTGCCGCCACGAATGCGCCAGCAAGGCATCGACACATTATACCCCCATGTCCTGGAACTTCTGATCCAGCAGATGCTGATCATCAAAAAAGGACGGGAAGCCAATCTCGCGAATGATCCGGAGATCAAACAGCAGATCGCACGCATGGAAGACCGGCTGATCCATGACACCTACCTCAGCCGCAAGGTTCAGGAACGCCTGAACGACGATGTTCTGCACGCGGAATATGAAAAGATTCTGGTGGAGCACCCGCCGGCAGAAGAAATCCACGCCCGCCACATCCTGGTGGAAACCGAAACCAAGGCCCGCGAAGTGATCGAACTGCTTGGCCAAGGTCAGGATTTCGCGGATCTGGCAAAGCGCTATTCAAAAGGCCCCAGCGCCCAAAACGGTGGCGACCTGGGCTATTTCGGCCGTGGCAAGATGGTGCAGGAATTTGAGGATGCCGCCTTTGCCCTGAAGCCGAACACCTATACCTCCGAACCGGTCCAGACCCGCTATGGCTGGCATGTGATCCTGGTTGAGGACAAACGCACCGGAAAGGCCCCCACTTTTGAGGAAATGCGCCCGCGCCTGACACAGCTTGTCGCGCAAAGCATGGCCTATGAGATTTCCCACGACATTGTCAAAAAAGCCAAGATCAAACGGTTCGACCTGCGGGGCAATGAAATTGACGCCCCTGATACCCCCTTGCCTTTGCTGACCGGGCAGCAGTAA
- the argJ gene encoding bifunctional glutamate N-acetyltransferase/amino-acid acetyltransferase ArgJ, whose translation MLKPSPFAPETFPDMPTIPGVRLGAVEAGIRYQGRTDLFLAELAPGTQVAGVLTRSLTRSAPVDWCQQVLPKGTARAMLVNAGNANAFTGKAGMETVAHMTEAAAKALGCEREDILIASTGVIGEKLPAEKVEEAMPALVKSVKEGNWEEAAKAIMTTDTFPKAACAEAKIGDFTIKIAGIAKGSGMIAPDMATMLSFVFTDANIPAPILRSLLKKATDRSFNCMTVDGDTSTSDTLLLAATGKAGNVAPHSTDDPALVDFYEKLEAVLVELAQLTAKDGEGASKFITIDVTGAENDTAARRIALSIANSPLVKTAVAGEDANWGRVVMAVGKAGERADRDKLTVAMGGIVIAEKGEGVPDYDEAPVAEHLKGREVHIAADVGIGDGKARVWTCDLTHGYIDINADYRS comes from the coding sequence ATGTTGAAGCCGTCTCCCTTTGCTCCTGAAACCTTCCCCGACATGCCAACCATCCCCGGCGTTCGCCTGGGCGCTGTCGAGGCGGGCATACGCTATCAGGGGCGCACGGATCTGTTCCTGGCCGAACTTGCCCCGGGAACACAGGTGGCCGGTGTCCTCACACGCTCGCTGACCCGGTCTGCCCCTGTTGACTGGTGCCAGCAGGTCCTGCCCAAGGGTACGGCCCGCGCAATGCTGGTCAACGCGGGCAACGCCAATGCCTTTACCGGCAAGGCAGGAATGGAAACCGTGGCCCATATGACCGAGGCTGCCGCCAAGGCACTGGGTTGTGAACGCGAAGACATCCTCATCGCCTCCACCGGGGTGATCGGGGAGAAACTACCCGCGGAAAAAGTCGAAGAGGCCATGCCCGCCCTGGTGAAATCCGTGAAGGAAGGCAACTGGGAAGAGGCCGCCAAGGCCATCATGACCACAGACACCTTCCCCAAGGCCGCCTGCGCTGAGGCAAAGATCGGGGACTTCACCATCAAGATCGCCGGAATTGCCAAGGGCAGTGGCATGATTGCGCCGGACATGGCCACCATGCTGTCCTTCGTTTTCACCGACGCCAATATACCGGCCCCGATCCTGCGGAGCCTTTTGAAAAAAGCCACAGACCGGTCCTTCAACTGCATGACGGTGGATGGAGACACCTCCACAAGCGACACCCTGCTTCTGGCGGCAACCGGCAAGGCAGGCAATGTCGCGCCACATTCCACGGACGACCCCGCGCTGGTTGATTTCTATGAAAAGCTGGAAGCCGTGCTGGTCGAGCTGGCCCAGTTGACCGCCAAGGACGGCGAAGGCGCCAGCAAATTCATCACGATCGACGTAACCGGCGCGGAAAACGATACCGCCGCCCGCCGGATTGCGCTTTCCATCGCCAACTCGCCGCTGGTCAAAACCGCCGTTGCCGGGGAAGACGCCAACTGGGGCCGTGTTGTCATGGCCGTTGGCAAGGCAGGTGAACGCGCCGACCGGGACAAGCTGACGGTCGCCATGGGCGGGATCGTCATTGCCGAGAAAGGTGAAGGCGTGCCGGATTACGACGAAGCCCCGGTGGCCGAACATCTGAAAGGCCGGGAAGTTCATATCGCGGCCGATGTCGGCATTGGTGACGGCAAGGCGCGTGTCTGGACCTGCGACCTGACCCACGGCTATATCGACATCAACGCGGACTATCGGAGCTAA
- a CDS encoding GNAT family N-acetyltransferase, with amino-acid sequence MHHPVIETERLTLRQPEHTDADELVRVCGDWDVSRWTTRVPHPYSPQDAMDRIKSIQDSADDPDSEFMQMALCRTDGHLVGLCSLIPMEQSGAAEIGFLIGKQDWGKGYGGELASAMVADGFDRLGLQEIFAAALPDNPGSIRLQEKLGFQYRENWVKDAPARGQSFELEVRVLSKERWSRTHG; translated from the coding sequence ATGCACCATCCGGTCATCGAGACGGAACGGCTGACCCTGCGTCAGCCGGAGCACACTGATGCAGACGAACTGGTCCGGGTTTGTGGGGATTGGGACGTTTCCAGATGGACAACGCGCGTCCCCCATCCCTACAGCCCGCAGGATGCGATGGACCGTATCAAATCCATTCAGGACAGCGCCGACGATCCGGATAGCGAATTCATGCAGATGGCCCTTTGCCGCACAGACGGTCATCTTGTCGGGTTGTGCAGCCTGATACCGATGGAACAATCCGGCGCGGCGGAAATCGGTTTTCTGATTGGCAAGCAGGACTGGGGTAAAGGCTATGGCGGGGAACTGGCCTCTGCGATGGTCGCCGACGGCTTCGACCGGCTGGGATTGCAGGAAATCTTTGCAGCCGCGCTGCCAGACAATCCGGGTTCCATCCGCCTGCAGGAAAAGCTGGGCTTTCAATATCGCGAGAATTGGGTAAAAGACGCCCCGGCACGCGGCCAGAGTTTCGAACTGGAAGTCCGCGTTCTAAGCAAGGAAAGATGGAGCAGAACCCATGGCTGA
- the mutT gene encoding 8-oxo-dGTP diphosphatase MutT: MAEGGCWQADSRKGAAEKPIILVVAVAMIDVDGRVLIAKRPEGKSMAGLWEFPGGKVENGETPEAALIRELHEELHVDTRESCLAPLTFASHEYDDFHLLMPLYVCRQWVGEPQPKEGQELAWVRPIRLKDYPMPPADIPLIAMLRDLL; the protein is encoded by the coding sequence ATGGCTGAAGGCGGATGTTGGCAGGCGGATAGCCGCAAGGGCGCGGCAGAGAAACCGATTATTCTGGTCGTTGCCGTGGCCATGATCGATGTGGACGGGCGCGTCCTGATCGCCAAACGCCCGGAAGGCAAATCAATGGCGGGCCTTTGGGAGTTTCCCGGCGGCAAGGTTGAAAACGGAGAGACGCCTGAGGCCGCACTGATCCGCGAGCTGCATGAAGAACTGCATGTGGACACGCGGGAAAGCTGTCTCGCGCCGCTGACCTTTGCCAGCCATGAATATGACGACTTCCACCTGCTGATGCCGCTTTACGTGTGCCGCCAGTGGGTGGGCGAGCCGCAACCCAAGGAAGGTCAGGAACTGGCCTGGGTCCGTCCGATCCGCCTGAAGGACTATCCCATGCCGCCGGCGGATATCCCGCTGATCGCGATGTTGCGGGATCTGCTCTGA
- a CDS encoding methyltransferase domain-containing protein encodes MTDAIHVFDRKLLAQRKERAHRMGGDSDFLFREVADRLADRLLDVTRAFPLALDLGGHAGVVAQELQGRGGVETLIQANLSHGGARLAGAHGPSLVCDEEWLPLKEGIFDLVISNLSLHWTNDLPGALIQVCRALRPDGLFQGAILGGETLRELRDCLMQAELDISGGVSPRVSPFADVRDLGGLMQRAGFSLPVVDSEAITVTYENMFRLIADLRGMGETNAVLERSKAIPPRQLFMRAAELYQQNYSNEDGRIEATFHIFYLHGWAPDASQPKPLRPGSATGSLAEALGGQEFAAGEKVNIPTPKDGDEGDK; translated from the coding sequence ATGACTGATGCGATTCATGTATTTGACCGAAAGCTGCTGGCGCAGCGCAAGGAACGTGCCCACCGGATGGGCGGCGACAGCGACTTTCTGTTTCGCGAGGTGGCGGACCGGCTTGCGGATCGTTTGCTGGACGTAACGCGCGCTTTCCCGCTGGCGCTTGACCTGGGTGGTCATGCTGGCGTGGTCGCGCAGGAACTGCAGGGGCGCGGCGGGGTGGAAACCCTGATCCAGGCGAACTTGAGCCATGGCGGCGCACGGCTGGCCGGTGCCCACGGTCCAAGTCTGGTTTGCGACGAAGAGTGGCTGCCCCTGAAGGAAGGCATATTCGATCTGGTGATCAGCAATCTTTCGCTGCATTGGACCAATGACCTGCCCGGCGCGCTGATCCAGGTTTGCCGCGCCTTGCGCCCGGACGGGCTGTTCCAGGGGGCGATCCTTGGCGGGGAGACACTCCGCGAATTGCGCGATTGCCTGATGCAGGCGGAACTGGATATTAGCGGTGGCGTCAGCCCCCGCGTATCGCCTTTCGCCGATGTGCGTGACCTGGGCGGATTGATGCAACGTGCGGGTTTTTCCCTGCCGGTGGTGGACAGCGAGGCCATCACCGTCACGTATGAGAATATGTTCCGTCTGATTGCCGATCTGCGGGGAATGGGCGAAACAAATGCGGTGCTGGAGCGAAGCAAAGCCATCCCGCCGCGGCAGTTGTTCATGCGCGCGGCAGAGCTGTACCAGCAGAATTATAGTAATGAGGACGGTCGAATTGAGGCGACCTTCCATATATTCTATCTGCATGGCTGGGCACCGGATGCCTCACAGCCGAAGCCCCTGCGTCCGGGCAGCGCAACGGGCAGTCTGGCCGAGGCGTTGGGCGGACAGGAATTTGCCGCGGGCGAAAAAGTGAATATCCCGACACCGAAAGACGGGGACGAGGGGGACAAATAG
- a CDS encoding ComF family protein: MRLPNPNITGKRALRLANRVASLVLPHRCLSCRTLMPDANGLCMDCWGQLTFLGEPCCTLCGYPFELSEGRDALCAACTFRRPAYDKARAVFAYDDTSRDLILAFKHGDHTENAPALAAWLVRAAGGLARDADIVAPVPLHRKRLRQRRFNQSALIAQHAARHWQRDYYPDLLQRQRATASQGNLGFSARHRNVRQAFGVSEKYRDAIEGRTILLIDDVLTTGATVEECSRILKRHGAKQVYVATLARVPSPHTSPG, from the coding sequence ATGCGTTTACCTAACCCAAATATCACCGGAAAACGGGCCCTTCGGCTAGCCAACCGGGTGGCCTCACTGGTTCTGCCCCATCGCTGCCTGTCCTGCCGGACGCTGATGCCCGACGCCAACGGCCTGTGCATGGATTGCTGGGGTCAACTGACATTTCTGGGCGAACCATGCTGTACCTTATGCGGCTATCCATTCGAACTGTCGGAAGGCAGAGACGCGCTTTGTGCCGCCTGCACCTTTCGCAGGCCCGCCTATGACAAGGCACGTGCCGTCTTTGCCTATGACGACACCAGCCGCGACCTGATCCTTGCCTTCAAACATGGGGATCATACGGAAAATGCACCCGCCCTCGCCGCATGGCTGGTCAGGGCGGCAGGGGGACTTGCCCGGGATGCCGATATCGTTGCCCCCGTGCCCCTGCACCGCAAGCGCCTGCGACAGCGCCGTTTCAACCAGTCAGCCCTGATTGCACAGCACGCAGCACGCCATTGGCAGCGCGACTATTATCCGGACCTGTTACAGCGGCAGCGCGCCACGGCAAGTCAGGGAAACCTGGGGTTTTCCGCCCGCCACCGCAATGTCAGGCAGGCCTTTGGCGTCTCTGAAAAATACCGGGATGCCATAGAGGGCCGGACGATCCTGCTGATCGACGACGTGTTGACGACAGGCGCCACCGTTGAGGAATGCAGCCGCATCCTGAAGCGCCACGGGGCCAAGCAAGTCTATGTCGCAACACTTGCGCGCGTTCCCAGCCCACACACATCCCCTGGCTAG
- the grxC gene encoding glutaredoxin 3 has product MALVEIYARPMCGFCAQAKKLLDTKGVAYAEYDIWAESGRKEEMVQRSNGGMTVPQIFIDDAHVGGCDDLMALERSGKLDPLLGAMA; this is encoded by the coding sequence ATGGCCCTTGTAGAAATCTATGCCCGCCCGATGTGCGGTTTCTGCGCCCAAGCCAAGAAACTGCTGGATACCAAAGGCGTCGCCTATGCGGAATATGACATCTGGGCTGAAAGCGGCCGCAAGGAAGAAATGGTTCAGCGCAGCAACGGCGGCATGACCGTGCCCCAGATTTTTATTGATGACGCCCATGTCGGCGGCTGCGACGATCTGATGGCTTTGGAGCGGTCCGGTAAACTGGACCCGCTGCTCGGGGCCATGGCATGA
- a CDS encoding carbon-nitrogen hydrolase family protein: protein MSDANLRIGLVQVTSTTRVEDNATLTEGPIREAAARGAQLVSLPEVVNLVDMRKGRSSQEARLEEEDPCLALYRKLARELGIWIHAGSLVVKLEDDDRMANRAFMIDDQGEIRARYDKIHMFDVDLEGGESYRESKLFRPGDKAVLVDTPWGKIGLTICYDVRFPHLHRQLAEAGARILLNPAAFTRKTGKAHWHTLLTARAIETTCFVAAAAQCGDHDDGRETFGHSLVVSPWGDQLADGGTEPGVVIADLDLTLIDKTRGMVPSLKNGRPFTLTEV, encoded by the coding sequence ATGAGCGACGCCAATTTGCGTATCGGACTGGTTCAGGTCACCTCCACGACAAGGGTCGAGGATAACGCGACCCTGACCGAAGGCCCGATCCGCGAGGCGGCGGCCCGAGGCGCGCAACTGGTTTCACTGCCGGAAGTCGTCAATCTGGTCGATATGCGCAAGGGCCGGTCCAGCCAGGAAGCACGCCTTGAGGAGGAAGACCCCTGCCTTGCCCTTTACCGCAAACTGGCGCGTGAACTGGGCATCTGGATTCATGCAGGGTCCCTCGTAGTCAAACTGGAAGACGACGACCGCATGGCCAACCGGGCTTTCATGATCGACGACCAGGGCGAAATCCGCGCGCGTTATGACAAGATTCATATGTTCGATGTGGATCTGGAAGGCGGCGAAAGCTATCGCGAATCCAAACTGTTCCGCCCCGGCGACAAGGCCGTCCTGGTAGATACGCCCTGGGGCAAGATCGGCCTGACCATCTGCTATGACGTCCGTTTCCCGCATCTGCACCGTCAACTGGCAGAGGCAGGCGCGCGCATTCTGCTGAACCCGGCGGCCTTTACCCGCAAGACCGGCAAGGCACACTGGCATACGCTGCTGACGGCACGCGCCATTGAGACCACCTGTTTTGTCGCCGCCGCCGCACAATGCGGCGATCACGACGACGGTCGCGAGACCTTCGGGCATTCGCTGGTGGTCTCCCCCTGGGGCGATCAACTGGCCGACGGTGGGACGGAGCCGGGCGTCGTTATTGCCGACCTGGACCTCACACTCATCGACAAGACACGCGGCATGGTGCCGTCCCTGAAGAACGGACGTCCCTTCACCCTGACCGAAGTCTAA
- a CDS encoding class I SAM-dependent methyltransferase, translating into MAHQQLSPPSAFIEHWLHNLRPADGEGATMLDLACGTGRHGRRFLSAGWQVTFVDINTDGVDGLAGNSGVTIIEADLEGEGGWPLKGLQFDVVVVCNYLWRPNWQRLLQLVKPGGHLLYETFAEGNEAYGKPSNPNFLLKSGELLDVTSGKFEILDYRHGLQEKPTPAIKQKIAARRLLSDES; encoded by the coding sequence ATGGCCCACCAGCAATTGTCCCCGCCCAGTGCATTTATCGAGCACTGGTTGCATAACCTGCGACCTGCCGATGGTGAGGGCGCGACAATGCTTGATCTGGCCTGCGGAACGGGGCGTCACGGACGGCGTTTTCTGAGCGCGGGTTGGCAGGTCACATTTGTCGATATCAATACGGATGGCGTTGACGGTCTGGCGGGAAATTCGGGCGTGACCATCATAGAGGCCGACCTGGAGGGTGAGGGTGGCTGGCCGCTGAAGGGGTTGCAATTCGATGTGGTGGTCGTGTGCAACTACTTGTGGCGGCCCAACTGGCAGCGGTTACTGCAATTGGTGAAGCCGGGCGGGCATCTATTGTATGAAACCTTTGCGGAAGGCAATGAGGCCTATGGCAAGCCTTCAAATCCCAATTTCCTGCTGAAAAGCGGAGAGTTGCTGGACGTGACGTCGGGCAAGTTTGAAATTCTGGATTATCGCCACGGATTGCAGGAAAAACCGACGCCCGCGATTAAACAGAAAATCGCCGCGCGTCGGCTGCTGTCCGATGAAAGTTAG
- a CDS encoding DUF1178 family protein: MISFNLRCKHDHEFEGWFKDSAAFEKQAEAGQLECPYCGTHDVTKGLSAPNISTSRTREKAQTEIAVKAQQMIQAMRKSVEDNCDNVGDRFAEEARKIHYGEAEARGIYGQATADEAKELVEEGVEFTPLPWTDDSKKN; encoded by the coding sequence ATGATCTCGTTCAACTTGCGTTGCAAACATGACCACGAATTCGAAGGGTGGTTCAAGGACAGCGCCGCTTTTGAAAAACAAGCGGAAGCCGGGCAGTTGGAATGCCCCTATTGCGGGACCCATGATGTGACCAAGGGGCTCAGCGCGCCCAATATTTCCACCAGCCGCACCCGTGAAAAGGCCCAGACGGAAATTGCCGTCAAGGCCCAGCAGATGATCCAGGCCATGCGCAAATCCGTCGAGGATAATTGCGACAATGTCGGTGACCGTTTCGCCGAAGAGGCCCGCAAAATCCACTATGGCGAGGCCGAGGCCCGCGGAATCTACGGTCAGGCCACCGCCGACGAGGCGAAGGAATTGGTCGAAGAAGGTGTTGAATTTACCCCCCTGCCCTGGACCGACGACAGCAAGAAAAATTGA
- a CDS encoding HugZ family pyridoxamine 5'-phosphate oxidase gives MPDTPADLSRRLIRASDRATLATTLADGSNAPYASLVMTACGHDARPLLLISDLAEHTKNLRVDPRCSLLFDGTTGLETPLTGARISVQGTAREVQDEALLDRYCRRHPSASGYAGFADFHLFQVDMERVHLVAGFGRIHWIDARDVLLDCSSYETLAAAEADIISHMNADHSDAVGLYANVLAGLPEAGWRLTGVDPEGCDLALGGRTARLDFDAIADNAEAARRELVKLTRKARQKAG, from the coding sequence ATGCCTGATACGCCCGCCGATCTCAGCCGCCGCCTGATACGCGCCAGCGACCGCGCCACCCTTGCAACCACACTGGCCGACGGCAGCAACGCCCCTTACGCATCGCTGGTCATGACGGCCTGCGGACATGACGCACGCCCCCTGTTACTCATCAGCGACCTTGCGGAACACACAAAAAACCTGCGGGTCGATCCCAGATGCTCTCTTCTGTTCGACGGCACCACCGGGCTGGAAACACCGCTCACAGGCGCGCGTATATCGGTGCAGGGCACCGCACGGGAAGTGCAGGATGAAGCGCTGCTCGACCGTTATTGCCGCCGCCACCCCTCAGCATCCGGCTATGCAGGCTTTGCCGATTTTCATCTGTTCCAGGTCGATATGGAACGCGTTCACCTGGTCGCCGGGTTTGGCCGCATCCATTGGATCGATGCCCGGGATGTCCTGCTCGATTGCAGCAGTTATGAAACACTGGCAGCGGCAGAGGCTGATATCATCAGCCATATGAATGCCGACCACAGCGATGCTGTCGGCCTCTATGCAAATGTTCTGGCGGGACTGCCCGAAGCGGGCTGGCGGTTGACCGGCGTTGATCCGGAGGGCTGCGACCTTGCACTTGGCGGCAGGACCGCGCGCCTGGATTTTGATGCGATTGCAGACAATGCCGAAGCAGCGCGTCGGGAACTGGTAAAACTCACACGGAAAGCCAGACAGAAAGCAGGTTGA
- a CDS encoding phosphoenolpyruvate carboxykinase codes for MVSQGSTFGISDQGIVNHDAVHWNLGPEALYEETVRRGLGTVTHGGALTVETGKFTGRSPNDKFIVEGGASQDSIWWGAVNKGTSEEVFDNLHRQMLAYYQNRDLFVQDLHAGSAADYRLNVRVVSDSPWHSLFARNMFLRPNQDELANFRPEFTILHAPTFQAVPERDGTNSEVFIMVNFEKRLILIGGTRYAGEIKKSIFSILNYLLPERGVLPMHCSANIGEAGDTAIFFGLSGTGKTTLSADGSRKLIGDDEHGWSDQGVFNFEGGCYAKVINLSPEMEPEIFATTRRFGTVLENVVFDPVTRIPNFDDNSLAENTRASYPIDFIPNIEESGMGGQPENIVMLTADAFGVLPPISELTPEQAMYHFLSGYTARVAGTERGVTEPQATFSTCFGAPFMPRHPSVYAKMLGEKMARTGAKCWLVNTGWSGGAYGTGKRMSIHHTRAMVRAALDGRLASIAKVKDENFGLNIPEMCPDVPKEVLLPKTTWNDATAYDQTARDLRGRFEQNFKQFESHVTEDVKKAGIYAA; via the coding sequence TTGGTTTCCCAAGGAAGCACATTTGGCATTTCCGACCAGGGCATCGTCAATCACGATGCGGTCCATTGGAACCTGGGGCCCGAGGCCCTTTATGAAGAAACAGTAAGGCGCGGCCTGGGTACGGTTACCCACGGGGGCGCACTTACCGTTGAAACCGGCAAATTCACGGGCCGTTCCCCCAACGACAAATTCATCGTCGAAGGCGGGGCCAGCCAGGACAGCATCTGGTGGGGTGCCGTCAACAAGGGCACCTCGGAAGAGGTCTTCGACAACCTGCATCGCCAGATGCTGGCCTACTATCAGAACCGTGATCTGTTCGTGCAGGACCTCCACGCAGGGTCGGCGGCGGATTACCGCCTGAATGTGCGCGTTGTCTCCGACAGCCCCTGGCACAGCCTGTTCGCCCGCAATATGTTCCTGCGCCCGAACCAGGACGAACTGGCGAATTTCCGGCCCGAGTTCACCATCCTCCATGCACCGACCTTCCAGGCCGTGCCCGAACGTGACGGCACAAACTCCGAAGTGTTCATTATGGTGAACTTCGAAAAACGCCTGATCCTGATCGGGGGCACGCGTTATGCGGGTGAGATCAAGAAGTCGATCTTCTCCATCCTGAACTATCTGCTGCCGGAACGCGGCGTTCTGCCGATGCACTGCTCTGCCAATATCGGCGAGGCTGGTGACACGGCCATCTTCTTCGGTCTCAGCGGCACGGGCAAGACCACGCTCAGTGCTGATGGCAGCCGTAAGCTGATCGGCGATGACGAACATGGCTGGTCCGACCAGGGTGTATTCAACTTTGAGGGCGGCTGCTACGCGAAGGTCATTAACCTCAGCCCCGAGATGGAACCGGAAATCTTCGCCACCACCCGGCGTTTCGGAACGGTCCTTGAAAATGTGGTTTTCGATCCCGTTACCCGCATCCCCAATTTCGACGACAACAGCCTGGCGGAAAACACCCGCGCCTCCTATCCGATCGATTTCATCCCGAATATCGAAGAAAGCGGCATGGGTGGACAGCCGGAAAACATCGTCATGCTGACGGCGGATGCCTTCGGAGTCCTGCCGCCGATTTCCGAACTGACACCGGAACAGGCCATGTACCACTTCCTCAGTGGCTACACCGCCCGCGTGGCAGGGACCGAACGCGGCGTGACAGAACCGCAGGCAACATTCTCCACCTGTTTCGGCGCCCCCTTCATGCCGCGCCATCCGAGCGTCTATGCCAAAATGCTGGGTGAGAAAATGGCCAGGACCGGTGCGAAATGCTGGCTGGTCAATACCGGCTGGTCCGGCGGCGCTTACGGCACCGGCAAACGGATGAGTATCCACCACACCCGCGCCATGGTGCGCGCCGCCCTGGACGGTCGCCTGGCCTCCATAGCCAAGGTAAAGGACGAGAATTTCGGCCTGAACATCCCGGAAATGTGCCCGGATGTACCGAAAGAAGTCCTGTTGCCGAAGACCACCTGGAA